The Thalassotalea agarivorans region ACTCCGCACAGAATAGAAGTCCGCCTTAAGCTATAACCATTTTCTAAAAAGCCAAGAATCTTTTTGTCAGGCATACTGCGAGCTAAGTTATCACCATTTACTTCAACCTCAGAATCGACGCAAGGTTCTTGCCCTTTTTCAAATAAACGATATATCGACATAAATTCATCAAATGTATTAAACATATGACCAATAACTAGCAAATGCTTTAGAGGATGAAATGTCTTACTTTTTCCATACAACAAGTTTGCTGGATACTGCCAGGGTTTGGACTTGCTTAAAATCTGTGAAATTTGCGGATCATCGCAAATAGACTCCCAATAAAGCCTTAGGTGTTTTCGCCATTGACTAATCTTAATGCGAATTGACTGGTTACATGTTGCTAACCCGAGTTCTACTAAACGATGACGATAAACACGATTAATAATTTCTGAATTAAGCCCATACCCACCCAACTTAAATATGTTTTGGCTTAGCATTGCGAGTTTCACTGCTTTTTCATTTACTGTGCTAAGACTTGCTTTTTCAGTTGGAGGCAATATTAAGCGTTTTCGGTTTACCTTTATGCCTTCGAGTCTACAGTCATGAATTGCACAAGCTAAAGCGCCTGGCAGTTGATGCTGTAAATGCCAATAGCACCATGCATACTTTTCGATGTCTTGTTTCGTACATAGTGGGCAATACTTTAGTTCTCCTGTCATTTTTGAACGGTTAGCAACCAACGACATTTTTGATTCTAAATTTAATGTTCCACCAGCCAATAAAAGCTCTTCAACTTTAGTGGATACTGCTTTTGATAAGAATGTTCGATACAAGGGATAAACAGTATGCTTATACAGCAACTGCTGAAATGGAATACCTGAGAATGACGAAACTTGAGATATGAAGCTAGGAAAAGAGGCACTCCATTGCTTACTTGAGCTTCCTATTCTGTATTTTAACGCACACGCCAACGTTGGATAACCATCCATTAAACAACAGCGAGTAAGGTAACTATAAATGGTCTCATCTGGCAGGAGTACTAACATAGTACCTCCCTACAATAACGGCTAAATAACAGGTGAATTATTGGCGCATAATCATAACTTTTAAACACATAAGTACTGACATTAAATGCGGGATGCTCTGAGTTATTCCTGCCATTTGGCAAAGGTGTTAAATGATTTAATAAGTTGAGTGAGTCAATCCAGTTTCCAAATAAGTCTTGCTGATCTCTAATTTGTTTTCTCTCAGCTACAGACCACTGCCGCTTAAATTCACCAAAACCGTACTGTACTTTGAAGCATTCTTTAACTTTATTTTTATCAAACTTTAAACTTCCATTTAAAATACCGTTTGCACTTCTTTCGATCCATAAATCGTCGTAACTATCTTCTCTGTGACGCTCTGAGAATGTACTTCCACATTTAGGGCAACTCGCTGAGGGGCCAGGCCCTTGCAAAATTGAAGACCAAGCAAAACCGCAGCTCTGACAACCAGATAATAATAATGCCCCATGTTTTGTACATCGTTTTTTGAGCGGAAATTGGTGTTCACAATGCCAATAAGCGACTCCACACTCACCTTCATCATCGAATATACATTCAGGGCACCACTTCCAGCCTTTATGAACCTGTTCCAGATTTGCATGTTTGAGTTGTAACTTGCTGGGATACTTTACTTGCTCCGCCAATACAGTGGAAAAGTCACTTTCAATTAAACTGGTATAAACATTTAATAACGTATTGTTAAGCGCTAATTGATGGTGGTATTTGGGTAAGTATTGCTTGAGAATATCGGTATAAACAGATTGCCAATAACTGTTCGAATTAACTTTACTAACATTTGATGACACTCGTTTAGCTACTTTAACGTATTCCTTCCGGCCTTGGGGTAAGACGTAGCGCATTAAACATCCAAGAAGGTGCTCTTTTTCAAAAGGGGCAGGAAAGTGATAGACGCTCATAAGCACTAGCCTTTATGATCATTATTAATGTCCGGAACACTTACCCGCTTTTGGATTTTTTTTCCTTTCTGTTCTTCCAATGCCCAAACAACATTATTAGCATCATCTCGGTTCAATAGATTCTCTAGCATGTCTTCATTGCCCGTTTCGTGCAAACGTCTTAATGCTTCAGCTAACGGACCGAATTGTTCAATAAATATGTCTTCCAGTAGTTCTTCTTCAGGTATATCTGTCACACTCAACGCTATTCGATGATAAAGCTGCGCTAACCTCGTGATAACAGCTAATAAGCCAGCACTTAAAGTCGCTACCTTAAATTTAAAAGATTCACTAAACCCCTTTTGCTTCTGACTGAGGGATGCGGGAAAGAAGGCACTAAATAAATCATCAAATAAGTCGGAGTCTATCGGGGCAAGCTCAAACACATAGATCTGATCAGAATAGACGCGACGAGTTGTCGTTATTACATCGAGGTTATTCGAAAACTCAGCTGGCACAGGATCAAATAACTTTAAGCCTTCCGGCGTACAACTGGTTAAAGTCGGTACAGACAACTTATTAAAAAGAGCTTCGACGGCTTGCAAAGTAACAGAGTTTCGCCCCGAACCAAACTTCAACATAAATTGCATTTCATCAATGTGAATAAACCCGATATTGTACTTTAGTATCAGTAGTTGCATCGCCGCATAATGATGCTCTATTCCCTCTGATTTTCGCCCCTTCCATTCATTGTAGTAATTGCTACCAATTGCCATGTCTATAGCTCTAAAGAACGCTAATGCGAGTGCTTTAGGTGAGTCACTAGCTGGCATATCAAAGCTTAACCATACAATTTGAGTTAGCTTCTCTGGTGTATTATCAAACTCTGGATGAATGATCACCTGTGGAATTGCTAGCAGTGTTCGTCGAATTGTTGTTGTTTTGCCGCTACCCGAAGGGCCGGTGACAACAGCGTTACTAGTGGTTGTTAGCGGACTAAGAGGAGAAACAAATATTTTTTCATAGATCTCATCACGCTTTTTAAGCATTGATAAACTTGATAACTCTCTTTGAAACCTCCGAATTTCGGGTTTCCTAGGATCTCGGTTAATATATCCAAATAAAATTGCAGACAAAATATCTTCATAAAGTGCCGCAGACCAAGGGTGTACGACATTAATACAGCTCAGTCGATGTAATGCTGTTTTTTGATAAACACCGTTTAGACTTTGAATATTACTTGGTAATTTAGGAATATATCCTATTTCACTTTCAACATCGTCTGTATCTTTAACCGTGATAGCCCGGATCAATGGATTATCGTTTAACCATTCATCTTGATGATTATGATATTCAGCCTCTTCAATGAGCACAGGTTTAGGAAAAGCTGGGTCGAATAATTTCATTTGTCCCCCTTACCATTATTTTTTGAACGCTGTAGTCGAGAGTTTAAGCTTCGTTTCTTTGGCTTCTTAGTTTGAGGCTTTGTTTGCATTTCCTCATGATCGCCCTCACTTGCTTCTGTCTTCTCTATTTGCCCAATCGCTTGCTTATTACGTTTATCAATCTGAGCTTTATCAATAATCGCTTGCTCATCTTTTCGTTCTTGAATACCTTTTTGACGGGACTTTACTGTATTTTCAGGTATCCCACTTATCCCTTCTTTATTCCTATCAAGTAAGTCACGCTGTTGCTGCTCTTTGATTAATTCTTGCCTCGTTTTTTCGCGTTTGGCAGCATGCTTTTCTCTAGCGTATTCGTGCTGACGAATGGCCACAGCCTCCCAAGTCTGACGCATAAATCGACGACTTTTATCAGGTTTTATTTTCAAAGCGATGACTTCGTTTTCGGGCGTTTGATACCAAATTAAATCCGCTGAAACTCTACTCCATTTAACCGTAATCGGAAAAACTCCGAACTGCTTGGCTCGAAAATACCACTTTTGCTGCTTAGCATAAGGAGACGTGTAGTAAACTCCTTGAAACTTAATACCCTGAGCTGTAACTGAAGCCTCGTTTTCAGGAAGACACGCTAATCTGATCCGACCCTCATCTTTTTCAGTTGTTGGGTTACCACCTCCCATTTCTTCACCGATAAAAAAGTCAAAGATCGACTGAGCAGAAAGACCCGCACGTTTTTTTGCCGCTTTAAAATCATGATGTTCTTCTCTTAGGTTTGTATGGTTTTGATAGATTACCTCTAAAATAATCGCTTGATACAAAGACTCTAAATCCCAAACGGCGTTTTGCGATGGGTCCTGCTCTTCTCTGCGTACTTCATATACTGCACCTGGTTGATAATGAAGAAAGCTATCGTTAATAACACCGAATTTTCTTTCGGCTACAGCCTTAGCAACCCCCATATAACTTCGGGTCTTTGTCCACTCCTGAATACCTAAATTTGCTTTTAAAAGTGGCGATATATTCCCCAATGAATACTCTCCACCATTATCACTATTAATCCAGTAACATAGATGGTGGCATGGCCAATCTTTTTTATTTATTTTAAGACCATAGCGTGCAGCAAAAGAGACTTTATCCATAAATGCATTAACTAACGCCTCAGCAGCTCCAACCCAGTCAGGACCATGAAACCCTATATATATTCCAACAATACATGTAGAGAAAACGTCGACAACGACATAAAGCACAGGTCTCCCCATAGATAATCTTTCATTCTCTGAATATGGGTAACGAACGTGGATATCCATGACTGTTGCATCAATCTCATATAAATGCGTTGGCCCGATTAAAAACTCCCATGTAGATCCACTTCTATCAGCATGATCTTTATCAAAAACAATCTGTCCTTTGGCTGCTCTGATTTTATCTTCTTGAGTTATAAACTTTTGAAAATGGTATCTAAATTGCGCATCAGATAAACAATCAGGCTCTTCATCCCATTTTAGTTTTTTATTCGTACCATAGGGGGTTGCCTCATCAACAAATCGGCATTCATTTTCACGCCGATACAATAACCGGGCTCGAGCAGTAATATTTTTTCGTGCTGAGCTAATAACAGCCGTAACAGTTTTCTTAATTTTTTTTATTTCTTTTTTAGTGATCCCTGGAGCCACTGAAAAAACGGATTGATGCAAATGACCAAGCAGCTTAGGTGAAATAGTTTTACGTCCACGCTTTACATTTTCTACCCCACGTTCTTCAGGGATAAAATAATTACTACCGCAATTCTGATAGTCAAAAGGTAACAAAGCATTGTTGGTGCAACCATAAGTGATATAGCGATTTAGCTGTCTGTAATAATTACTAGATTTTTTCCAAATAGAGTTTTCTATTAGTAGAGCTCCTATTTTTTCTCCAACCCCGCTCCCGTATAAATATTCACGTACAGTGTCCTCGTTAAGTAAAGAACCTACTATGTTGAGCTTTTTATCCCGTTTAGCTACCCAATGCTCTTTGCCAGACTTAATTAATTTTTCATCGTCAAAATTAATCCATGCCGGCAACATTTCAACTGTCCGGTGTAGTTTGTTTTTTTTAATATAATCGGCAAATTTTTCAAAATTATATACCTTAGGTTTACAACAAGGCTTTCCTTCTTCTAAACGAACCAAATCAACCACAGCAATCAGAGCTAGATCTATTGCTACGTGGCAAACTTTAACTTGAATAGATTGCTTGATATCGCTAAAAACTTCATTAACGCTAAACATTACGCGTTCACCGCTACCGGCTCTGAAAGCCTAATTGGATATTCAATATTGAGACTGAGTTCATGATGATATGCAGCAAACTGAAAGATTGCTTGGGCATCTCGAAATGAACTGTTCATAAGCTTACACACATTGCTTAAGTGTTCTTCTAGCCATGCCCGAGGGTTATTCTTGTGACTCTTGATAAAATACGCTTTAAATTGCTCCAGTTCTTGCTGCCCAACATCTAAGTCATGCTGCATCTGAAACCAAGTAATATTTTGAACAGCTACCTTTGAGGAGTCTCTTTCAGTTGCCTGAATAAATTTGACGCTCTTTTCTAGCCAGTAAATTTCTTCTATCTTATTTTTTTGCCAAGTCCGCCAGCTCTTTTGGATGACAAAACCATCTTCAGAATATTGGTAAATGGCATCCCAATATTTAAAGTTATAGGATTGTTGGTAAACCTCACCAGTCTCGAAATCAACACGATCAACTAACAAGTCAG contains the following coding sequences:
- a CDS encoding TniQ family protein — encoded protein: MSVYHFPAPFEKEHLLGCLMRYVLPQGRKEYVKVAKRVSSNVSKVNSNSYWQSVYTDILKQYLPKYHHQLALNNTLLNVYTSLIESDFSTVLAEQVKYPSKLQLKHANLEQVHKGWKWCPECIFDDEGECGVAYWHCEHQFPLKKRCTKHGALLLSGCQSCGFAWSSILQGPGPSASCPKCGSTFSERHREDSYDDLWIERSANGILNGSLKFDKNKVKECFKVQYGFGEFKRQWSVAERKQIRDQQDLFGNWIDSLNLLNHLTPLPNGRNNSEHPAFNVSTYVFKSYDYAPIIHLLFSRYCREVLC
- a CDS encoding ATP-binding protein → MKLFDPAFPKPVLIEEAEYHNHQDEWLNDNPLIRAITVKDTDDVESEIGYIPKLPSNIQSLNGVYQKTALHRLSCINVVHPWSAALYEDILSAILFGYINRDPRKPEIRRFQRELSSLSMLKKRDEIYEKIFVSPLSPLTTTSNAVVTGPSGSGKTTTIRRTLLAIPQVIIHPEFDNTPEKLTQIVWLSFDMPASDSPKALALAFFRAIDMAIGSNYYNEWKGRKSEGIEHHYAAMQLLILKYNIGFIHIDEMQFMLKFGSGRNSVTLQAVEALFNKLSVPTLTSCTPEGLKLFDPVPAEFSNNLDVITTTRRVYSDQIYVFELAPIDSDLFDDLFSAFFPASLSQKQKGFSESFKFKVATLSAGLLAVITRLAQLYHRIALSVTDIPEEELLEDIFIEQFGPLAEALRRLHETGNEDMLENLLNRDDANNVVWALEEQKGKKIQKRVSVPDINNDHKG
- a CDS encoding TnsA endonuclease N-terminal domain-containing protein; this translates as MKPIYKVNIKELARLREWKEKCDDARKQKLAHRFQYYRPFITIDDVNSISRRHLYSCPIQKRLIHLLSDGEANAYKRLIFEPDILGIREQFPLHLPKTLEIAKSLKFIHPRNWKTKELYIMTTDLLVDRVDFETGEVYQQSYNFKYWDAIYQYSEDGFVIQKSWRTWQKNKIEEIYWLEKSVKFIQATERDSSKVAVQNITWFQMQHDLDVGQQELEQFKAYFIKSHKNNPRAWLEEHLSNVCKLMNSSFRDAQAIFQFAAYHHELSLNIEYPIRLSEPVAVNA
- a CDS encoding TnsD family Tn7-like transposition protein, which gives rise to MDGYPTLACALKYRIGSSSKQWSASFPSFISQVSSFSGIPFQQLLYKHTVYPLYRTFLSKAVSTKVEELLLAGGTLNLESKMSLVANRSKMTGELKYCPLCTKQDIEKYAWCYWHLQHQLPGALACAIHDCRLEGIKVNRKRLILPPTEKASLSTVNEKAVKLAMLSQNIFKLGGYGLNSEIINRVYRHRLVELGLATCNQSIRIKISQWRKHLRLYWESICDDPQISQILSKSKPWQYPANLLYGKSKTFHPLKHLLVIGHMFNTFDEFMSIYRLFEKGQEPCVDSEVEVNGDNLARSMPDKKILGFLENGYSLRRTSILCGVSIGYTKKISQIYGITIHRRTQFIDEGKRREIWRKLLVGLSTQNIAASVETSVGAVEQILSCHPEIVQLRKKIRFHNLLKKHRGQLISAVQSSTSRQEVKKAVSSSYTWLFKHDKDWLYSQLPAEIPRSQRYTRGGKSGV